One Perca flavescens isolate YP-PL-M2 chromosome 16, PFLA_1.0, whole genome shotgun sequence genomic window, ATGCAATGGGTGTGCCCCTTCGAGTTCTGTttgaagtccctctagtggacagaacgtatAAAAACAACCACATGCTGTTGGTGGCATTAGCAAAGCaaaagcctgagtagtgtagtaaatattaataattagtTTAAATATAGCATTCAAATATAAATCTAGcattcaaatataatttgcatatataaaataaaataaaaatctgaatggtattatagacctctccgggaaccatcaccttattgtggtggagaggtttgtgtgtctctgtgaacctgaaggctgtgttgtctggagctttgtgctcctggtagggtctcccaaggcaaagtggtctcaggtgaggggccagacaaagactggttcaaaaaccccaatgaataaacgaggtagatatggagtgaccctgcccggaggaagcctggggcccccgtctggagccaggcccagatggcgggctcgtcggtgagcgcctggtggccgggtttgccagggagcccggccgggcacagcccgaaaaagctacgtggctcccatatctccagcccatgggcccaccacctgtgggaggaaccgctggggtcgggtgcgttgtcacacgggtggcagtgaaggtcaggggcctcgacggaccagacccgggcagcagacgctggctctggggacgtggaacgtcacctctctgtggtggaaggagccggaactggtgcgggaggtggagcgctaccagTTAGATCttgtggggcttacctctacgcacagtctcggttctggaaccatactcctggataggggttggactcttttcttctctggagttaaccagggtgtgaggcgccgggcgggtgtggggatactcacaagcccccggctgagcgctgctacgttggagtttatcccggtggacgagagggtcgcctccatacgcctgcgggttgtgggggggaaaactctgactgttgtttgtgcatatgcaccaaacaagggttcagagtattcggccttcttggagaccttgagtggagtcctgcatggggcgccagtgggggactccatagttctgctgggggacttgaatgatggagacacatggagaggcgtgattgggaggaacggcctccctgatctaaaccagagtggttgtttgtgctagtcatggattgtctataacaaacaccatgttcgaacatagggatgctcataagtgtacctggtaccagagcaccctaggccgaaggtcaatgatcgattttataatcgtttcatctgatctgaggccgtatgttttggacactcgggtgaagagaggggcggagctgtcaaccgatcaccatctggtggtgagttgggtcagagggtgggggaagactctggacagacctggtaagcccaaacgggtagtgcgggtaaattgggaacgtctggaggaggcccctgtccgacagactttcaactcacacctccggcggagcttttcgtgcatccctgtggaggctgggggcattgaacccgagtggacaatgttcaaagtttccattgctgaagctgcggcgaggagctgtagtcttagggtcttaggtgcctcaaggggcggtaacccacgaacaccgtggtggacaacggtggtcagggaagccaccgttgtccaccacggtgttcacacacacatacacacacgatGTGTAACAATAAGTCACCGGTTTAATAAAGACCAACTAGTTTCTGCTGGCATCAAACATGTCAATAGTGCATTGAGAAGCAAATGGTGCTACACTAAAACTTAGGACAAATACGACTTTAAGGACAAAACCAGCAATACGACACAGCAAGTGTTTTGAAAAACATGCATTTAATTTAGGAAGAAATTAATTTGAACAAAACATCACTGACCTCCCCTCCATCTGTGTAATTATGCAATTTTCCTGCTTGACTACACTCCCAAAATCATTAGCTTAATTTCTGCTTTCACAATAATTACACTTCTTCCTGACTGGACAAAAGCCAATCGAGTGGAGGCTCTTCCAGAGATAGAGATATCAAATCTGACGTCTATCTGAGGAGGACTCACTGATTTTGCAGtttacaaatgttttttaaaacacattttaaattcagAAAGAAATATGTGACTTGGCACGTCACAAGGCAAGGCAATATTACCCAATTTCAACCatggcaataaaataaaaaaaaaaaatacttgggTCTCTCGGTCGTtcgaagaaagaagaaaaaaaaaaaaaaaaaaaacacgccgTGAAAGACAGCAGTGCAGAATGCAATGCTGCCACCCACTGGCTGTCATATGGTAGAACATTTTAATACAGTGgcgctcataagtttatgaacccatgctaaagttgaataaaaagaggaataaaaaaaaaaatcttttggaaattgattgattgaaattgccttaatttaaaaaaaaaaaaaggaaaaattcaacctttaaggacaccaattttctttgtgaatgttACCTGTATTATTCAACCATGTGACCTCTGGCGGGCGCTGTACAATACAGAAATGAAACAATTAACAAATGCCATTGCAAAGGAATAACCCACGGTGCAGTGGAGCAAAATGCCACCTGATGCAGCAGTGTGGCTCTTGGGTTTGGTCTAAGGCACAGGGGCATGAACCAGTTTGTGGCTACACAATTCTCATTATTGGATTCAATTTGTTAGGTGTGGTCTCATCTGGTGACTTGTTGATAATAAAAATCATGAAATATCCACCCATATCCATCAACAAGATCTTTTCTGTTAATGATTTCTTCATGTTTCACTTTGAAACAGAAACCTCTGTAAAACTGTGTGTCATTATATGAGACATTCAGAACCAAATCACTGTGATGTTGCACCAACACAAAAATCACTTCCGGGTAGAGAACTGGCGGTTGATTTGAATTGCGGAGAAATGGAAAGTTggcaaacttgtttatttcCAATGTCATTTTAAAAGTGTGACTGCGACGTTTAAAAAGATATCTAGTTAGACACGGCGGTGTACGGGTTTGCTTTGCTAGcgtctttgataaaccaaatctaggGTTAGGAACAGCAACATCTCACCGCCGATCGGACTGCtagtttgggtggtgtcattttcttttgtctgtGGTCCAACAGCTAAATCAGGTCTCCAACCTAATGTTGGGGAAAGTGAtgacatatgaaagcatcaaaaatgcattttagatgaataaGATGAGTATTTCCAGTTGTTCCTTGCCCCTATTTGCTCAGCGCCGTTAAATTGTATGTAAGAGAGGCCGAAGTTTTCTACCTGGAAGTCATTGTAACATGTAACGaacattgtgattgggtctatAGCAGCAAACAACATTTTAAGTAAAGATAAagtggagtaatggcgtcctgagTGGGGCTGTgcaccgaacgtcgatacttttatggcaaaTACTCAGATCCTACGAGTATCAAAAAATTCTCTCTCGTGCCAAATTTTTGTTCCAAAAGTGTCTGACCTCGTAAgcacaagcttatctgtcctctctgcatattgacagagagcggagcgccgacacacacaagcacgcaccaACTCGAGCAAACTACGTGGGCTCtgtagttttgttgaagtcccagtgagtcacggcgatgccgataaagtggtttcaagtgtggttacagtttttcataacttcatgCAGACACCGTtcgctgcgatatgatattaattgCGAGCAGACAGCGGTCgcgtgctgttgacgttacatttcctcttagacaagcaggcacaacagtgttCTCTATGctctggtgactgactgacaggctgaggttgtaaggcaaggcaactttatttctacagcacctttcagcaacaaggcaattcaattacattcctttgcacttaagttagttctccattagttcaatgttttttttttaactttatttattatttattatccaggtaagtcgattgagaacaacctctcatttgcaacaacgacctgtcacattcacacaggttccacattcatacctggaagctgcccagtacaaccacagtctgatctgctggccactgagcagccaTTACACAGCAGCTATCACGGCAACATTTAAAGTGCATGATTAATGATGATCAATAACATGGTGAGAACGCTGGTTCAGACTACCAACTATAGCTTGCACCAGGTGTGGGGTTCAGTGTGGAGGTTAAAACAATGCTGATATTTTGATGTATTCAGAAAGTTCTTTGTCACACGGCAGGAAGAAACCTTTTGTCTATCCGTCTTGGAGCCAACCCCTGTGACCGGAAGTAAACTCAAAACACATGGATTTGGAAATAACGCCTTCTTTTGGGTGACGACGGACCGATGGAAAAACTTTTCATCCAAGGAACCGCCCACAACTTCAAGAGAATATATTTGTGAAAGTGAGAAATGTTTGGGACTGAATAGATGTGGACCCGTTAGGAGAGACAGCTTTATCAGCCCGCTGCAGCGTAAAATCCTGTTCGTTCATGTAATTTCATTATTAAATCTCTTTTTGTTAAATCTTCATTGGATTGAGCCTTTCCTTTCTCAAAAACTCAAACACGCAACATCAGTCACCCAAATGTTACTCAATCACAGTAAGAGCGGTCTTCCTATCAAGCCTATCCTAGCCCTGTCGCGTCTACTTCTGTTACGAAGAGGTCAGTGAAGTCTGGAGGCCCTTCACAGTTTGGCTTTTGGAGTTTGTTCCAGCAGTGTCCTCATGTCCAACAGGGCGCCCTCCACGGCCTGGGCCAGATGTGCTGCGTTGGTTTCTTTACAGGTGTTGAAAGACGACACTGCAAAGTTGATGTGATCGTTCATAGGATTGTAGCACACGCCGTATCCGTCGGATGCCACCGGGCCGAAACACATGACGCAGTCAGTCTTGGACGGCACCTTGTGAAGAAATGAGAATGTGGTGGTTAGTTAGCCAGGGTCAAATACTTGAGGAATAGTTTCCATCTTAGTTCAGTTTagtcactttattatcccagaTGGGAAACTTGATCTTTAGTCAGGAGTCAGTGCaagataaaaaaactaaacaaatacaaattaaaGTATAACACCTAGTAGACAAGGAGCAGGTTCGCatgaaaatgcaagaaaaaaaaaaaatagtattcaAAATATTCTGAGAATTTGTGAACTtggttaaagcaacactagataacttttcctgcttcggtccccctacaggttggaagcggaattgtggGAAAGTTCtctggtgttgctttaagacaacagagaacaaaaaaatttaaattcacTTTTTGATTATAAATAAACTTCTGAGATTTTGCACACCAAACGTGATCTTTGAATGTTGTGACTTTATCCCATGAACTTCAAAGATTTTGTTTGGAGGACATGGCAGTATTTGTTTACACTACTGTATGCAGTAAAACGTAATGCACTGTGGGCTTAGTTTTTGATAAATTTAAAATTTGAATGGTAAATTTGTGGAGGACAGTCACAGAGATTTTGTGTCAATTGGAACAAAAATGTTATGAAGGCCTCATCACACCATAGTAAGAATTCATCTACCACTGGCCAATGCTCAGATTCATCTTTAAGGAGCAGGCTGCAGGATGTGCCTGTCCCAATGCTGGCTTCTACAGTCATTGGTAGAGGTGCGACGTGACCTTCTCCCGTGAGATCTCGCAAAATTAGAATGTGatgagatttctcgtcgaggtaaaAAGTGTCTTGTGATATCAGTACACAAGCGCAGAGCAGCAGCCTCAGTATTGGCATAGAAGATCCCCCGCCCGTTGTCCAAAGTTGACTCAGAGTTAACTTTTGCAGAGCAATAGCGAAAGAAAAAAAGCTCCCTGTAAAACCCATTGTTAGAATGTTGAGAGTAAGTCCACTCTcactctctatccctctctctctctctcggccgAGACACACACTCGTCTGCAGCGTGTAGTTGACTGTGGCGCTGTCTCGAGCAGacaactctctctttctctgttaaaATGAGTCGAGAAGTGGAGAGCAAAAGCtatctttacttttaatgatattaaacaaagagaaCTGTTCTCCCTACATCCTATAATGGTCATAAATCGATACTAGAGTAGCCTActtgtttactgctgcaattaataaaatgcaGGAGGAAAAATCATCTGTTGAGTGGTTGgtcatttatttgtgctttagaacgtaaTCAATGTGGTTCTTTGAGTGAagagactctctctctccaccgtTCATATGGAATCATTAACTGTGTAGCTACTACTTATGAAGGAGAGAAGCCAGTCATTTGAAtttgtggcaaaacctttcagtgctccattttgtgactttcgactgaataaaggactatttttgtttggtttgtttttgtgtaagTTCTCTGTAAAATAgtccgtgggtttcatgaaatgcactAAATgaatctaaccctaaccctattttacgttggttgctacaacaatctcttacTGTTCTGACTCGGGACATCGAAAGTAgactaagttaccgtatgctaCACTGGAAATGGaacaatgcatctgtaactCCTAGATCTTTacaacagcaggtgtggtaaaaacactaccgcttttgtccaaaggggccgctagaatcaacacaaactgaaatttACATAtagaaataaacataaataaataaacataaaactgacaactaccatcaacagtcataccccTTAGGACCTAAGCTAATGTTAATGAATTGCTgcaaaacaagacaagacaagacatgtTTGCCGTTATGCTCATACCTGGCTTGTAGATAGCTTGTAGTGTAAGGCTTTGGCGTAGGCAGTGTCTGTGTAGATATCAGGTATGGAGAGTTTTTCTTCAACAGCCACCATCTTAAGGCCTAGGAGGTGTCTGTCTATGGCCTGGCCAGTGATTGCCTGTGGGGATGGAGAGAATTCATTTATTCGTAATGTTCGTCGCCAGATGTTCACTTCTAAAAGATAAGGCTCGCATTATTCAGCATTTTTCTTATTGCAAACAATTAGCAGCAAACACTAAGTACAGTTTTTCTTAAAATGGTTGGCTATTGTACTATAGTTTTATTAAACGTAAACTCAAACAGTAGAAAATAGTGCATTAGTTCTGCATCTGTTGGGGACTGCTTTATGTTCTGGTGAGCAGGaagcaaatttacgaatcccactatggccacgccaagacccgccctacgaagcagctcgatggGTTGGGGAAAGAggtttgttgtaacgttacGCAACCCTGCTGAGAGACTTAGCTACTTCGCTGCTGGGGCTGGCGAGTATCTCCGGTGCCCCAGAGATACCGGCAGAGGCTACGCCTCCATCAATAGGATGGCTGCAGGGTGTTGCTTTCGGACTCTTCCCACCTTCACCTTTTGTCCACAGGACAGTCACCATTTGTGGGTCAAACGTAACTGTAAAGAACACCGCTAAACGCTAAAGGGGGTAGAATTTCAGCACCACACCGTGGCCAGCCAGACTCAGACGCCTGGGGTGATATGGTCCATTTCCCCGATTGAACATGAAACttgtttactgccgttagcatcgtTATCGCCCGCCGCTGGAGTTTGTACCGGCTGGGTTCGGATTGCTGTAAGTTAACGATAGCGGCTAGCTGCTGGCTAACGGAGGATGTGTCGTGTCCCCGGGGCTGTTGTCCGCTTTCATCCCGACTGAAGTCCCTTAGCGGCGGGTACTGAGACAGAAAAAACAGGGTGGgatagctggctaaattagcattcgATTTGTcttctatctatacagctaactaacgttagctggcaaACGTTATTGTGGGTTAGCCCAGTGCTGTTTAATGTTAACTTTACCTTGATCAAAACAATTATACTTATATCTATGTTGTAACCTTATAACGTTAACGTTCCCTACTGAGCATTAGCATGAGCTAACGCCAACGTTACTAGTCAACGTAGCACGTTAACCTGGATCAATCAATATTTAAATAAGTATCAATAGATAAGatctctgctgtattactgtgtaagtggcatgtaatcaatgacaaaatgatgctgtgtggcagaaagCACGCTGTATTACGGTTACTGAGTATcgtttctgtgacattgtatgatttacgaTAACTCTTGAACATATTATCTGGGTGCCGTGTTTTGACGGAAGTTAAGGGTAACTTGAGGGGTCAAAGATTTCATGACGCCACTGACAGGTGACTAAATGGAACGTTCcgtgtcattaaaataaaataacagatttctctgggtttgaactttgttggaaacatttaggatagtgtaagtacacaactcaacacatatataacataggtatagtTGTTTTTTGGCATTTAAATGCAGatatgttacatattgtacctttaactcCCATTGCTATGAATACTCACCATATTAGTATATGACCTGTGTGCATTTACAGCTTTCTCCATTAGATCAACCTTCTCTGTGTTCTGTGATAAAACAGGAAGAAGATAGGAACGTTACAGCACATCTTATAGTAGGTTATTGTTTTGCAGTGttcaaatatatttgaaaaCCTTTGTGTAACACTGGAATCCCTCAACATTAGAAGAATAAATACTGAAGAACACCATCACTTAGTCTCCTAATCTAGCATCATCTTTTTCTAGTGATGTTTCTAGTAGGGATGTGCATCTCCGGTCTGAGGCCGATGCATCTCCATCACCGTGCATTGCCAACAATCCGATACACAGATTTAGATGCAGCAAGTACAGGTGTGATCAGATTCATCCCTATTACAATGCATTGCCAGTCAACGCAATGTAGTTCTTCCTCCCATGCACACTTTTTTGGTCTGTGCACCGCTGCATAACTAGTTTCCAGTGATGTTTCCATTGTATGGATAAAGGCTCAGTGAGTCATGTGCTGCTCCATGATACATCTatgagtgcacacacacacacacacacacacttaatgttTAGGCTGATTGATAAGCCCAACATTACCATGTCAGATAGTTTTGGCAGTAAACTAACTCATAACACAACCCAAACGGTTGCTGTAAATACGAATACATCCCATTCATTCTCATCCGACCTGTTTGCTGGGGTCATCAAAGGCTCTGACAAAGGCAGCGGAGGCACTCGAGGCGGATCGGATTGTATCTGTGCGGCCCAGTCTGAACATACGCAGGGAGGCACTTTCATATGTGGCACAGCAGCGCTGGTACATCCTGTCGAGACAATGAGGACAGACAGTGTGATGTCTgggctgtcctatcaaataaaaagGCCCAAAATGGCAACAACATAATACACAgaatgacatcacacacacacacacacacacacacacacacacacacacacacaatgtataaGATGATGATTGCAGATACATCACACATCCCTAAATTATAAGTACCTGAAAACTCCATTTCATCTCAGTGAATGGATCCAAGAATCTCTGTAGCAGCCTACTGTAACTCTGTGATAAAGGTTTGTTACATGCAGCGCTCTAGTTAGCCTTGGTTTAGAATGTAAAGAGTAAAAGCACTGCATACAAAGCTTTTCAATATCTCACCTGTAGTAAGCCAGTTGTAGTGCCATCTGTATGAAAGCATCCGGGCTCATCTTGTGGGCCTTTGGCACATTTTTCCCAAAGTGGCCAAATACCGTGACCATCATATCCAAGTCTTGGGCCAGTCTGTGGTGGGAGAAATGTAAGAACAATCTCTATGCCTAATGACATGatgtaaaaatgtatacataGCCTACACACTACTGGTAACTGAGTGTCGTTATAAAATCCTTCCTCACATGTTCATGGCGTGCTCGGCCTCCTCAATGTCCTTCTTGATCTCGGGCGTGATGTTAAAGTGCAGTTTCTGGGGCATAGGCAAAGGCACCATGGGAGTCTGCGCCATCTCTGGCTTCCTCCTGTTCCCACAAACAACAACGAAAAGAAACAACACATGAGATGGAAGGAAAACACATAGTTAactttttcaacctggaccctattttcctatgttttggTATGTGAGGGACTGACTGATAGGaactttgacattggtccagtatgaaGCGTGAACTCTGTAACTGGCAGCCActgaccgggctgcaatgtaaccctatggggaaAAGGTTCAGCGTCAATTTGCTTTATTTTGccaccatagaaataaaatggatagaaaggccatttccattcaaatcaacgtaGCAGAATGGTCAGAGCAGCAGCCGAGCAGCGGAGCTGGGGCTTTACAATAACTGACGGGCAAACGAGCAGCGGTGTaataacgttacgaggcagagagccagctgcTAAATGAGTCAacttaacttcatgcttcatccacacaaacaaCATTGCTATAGCCacaagtgacagctttattcggctcgttttctgtgaacgatgtggcgacaTTCAGGcagagttagcaagctaacgttagccaactaacATCGGCTggctggcttgctggttccgccgtGCTTTCATGATGCGTcggttacagagaatgagctgaacagcgggccaTTGACCCACTGCCGCTGGATCCAACTGTCCCTCCTCCTCACTCCCTGCCACTCCGAGTTGGAGAGAGAGACTCCCGAGCTGCGTCGGGTGGCTCTCCTCCCAGCGAGCTGCGACAGTTTACGGCCCCACGGACGCGTATTGTCACTATGACAACTACTGCAATCAATATTTTGTTGTGTACCAATCAAATGACCACGGGAAACAGTtaaatggcctttctatccattttatttctacgtttgccactgacaggctcagattaaaattctaagtgtctgacaacattatggaaaggatcccttcagaaatagacctttaaaacctctttgagacctttctgtttaaccagaaacaactCTGAAgttgctagcgctaaacccaccagactccatttaaaaaagcaatacttttagcatgtatagagcaaatatattttcacatgtaaatcagtaatctttgtgtgtatttcaacacaaactagagttgtgatggttggaaaagtggaaagatgaccaaaacagctttttatagttttattttgtttctgtcaactttgaatgaagtgtattttacgatgctaaaattactgtttatttacatggagtctggtgggttaagTGATGTTTTtaggtttaataaaaaaaaaaggatctttcTCTTTAAGagaaaggtcaacctccttaaaaatccttagaataataatctgagcctgtcagccgcaaaacgagcactttagtgaaggtaaatacaagctggacaattgcccaattaatttacattgtagcttgtttggctgctgccgactgcagcgatcttgcttaattcTGACCAATGTCACGGATTGttgtttccatcagtcacttagacacaaaacatagggaaatagggttgaaaaaaaaacgatagttaccctttaatgaaACCGTGGATTTctaaatgtgattttctgtctgTGATTAAACCTGTCCATGCCAGTGGCAGAAAGTCTCTATGTACTCTCTGTCTTGTTGCTGAACTTTCAAAGATGTTATAACAACTAGACAGCCAAATAGACACCTACAGAGTCCAAATGATCTTTCACCTACTTACGTGTATTCTACAGCATGGTCGATCAAGGCCACTATGGGGGGGCCCTCAGCTGGGGCATGCTCGTAGTTCGCACCACATACCCCGTCTTCTCCAATAataaactgaaagagagatcAGAAACTTTCTTAAAGCATAAAACAAGAATTTGCAGGATATCCAGCCTGAGAAATTTGTAGACAAGGTCAAATTATTACATAAATAATTTTACATTGGTATTTGCATTTAAATACCAGAGccattttaaagctatagtgcgtagttttttAGGATCACTTAGAAATCCCACTTCGGTGGGTCACCTGCAGTGTTTTGTCAAACCAGCGGTTGCCACTGTTCCACTGGCTGCCTCCTCCATGCAGCATCTGGACGGCAGCACAGCTGCGGAGCATCTCATCTGACACCTGAGGCATCGCTCCATCCAAACACAAAGTGAAGATGCTCCTTTGGATAGCCGACACGGACTCTCTGTTGGTCTTATCTGACACATcaagtacacacacaaagcaaacaTGATGTTCTTATGTAATCAGAATGTAACAGTTGAACTAATCTAGTTATCCATATTGCTACatgctgtatttatttataacttTCATATTGAGGTTGCATTCCTGTTATTacttagcctgggtaaaccctgacaaacttccggcaaatttgagatttgctcttacagctgagaagggtctggtgtcaaccaggctagttACTACTTCATT contains:
- the crata gene encoding carnitine O-acetyltransferase isoform X1 translates to MWGICSRTMVGMAKPCGLMKPCHLVKPVSAARVSGRYLTHQKGLPSLPVPPLQQTCERYVRSLEPILEVDELRQTRELVDEFQKTGGVGERLQRSLEKRAQNTENWLSEWWVLVAYLDYRLPVVVHSSPGLVLPRMNFSDKQGQIRFAAKLTAGVLDFKTMIDNETLPVEYLGGKPLCMNQYYEVLSSCRIPGLKRDSVVNHAKTSKHITVVHNFQFFALEVYNSDGTPLTADQLCIQLERICSASLQTNVEPVGILTTQHRDSWGKAYVNLSKDKTNRESVSAIQRSIFTLCLDGAMPQVSDEMLRSCAAVQMLHGGGSQWNSGNRWFDKTLQFIIGEDGVCGANYEHAPAEGPPIVALIDHAVEYTRKPEMAQTPMVPLPMPQKLHFNITPEIKKDIEEAEHAMNILAQDLDMMVTVFGHFGKNVPKAHKMSPDAFIQMALQLAYYRMYQRCCATYESASLRMFRLGRTDTIRSASSASAAFVRAFDDPSKQNTEKVDLMEKAVNAHRSYTNMAITGQAIDRHLLGLKMVAVEEKLSIPDIYTDTAYAKALHYKLSTSQVPSKTDCVMCFGPVASDGYGVCYNPMNDHINFAVSSFNTCKETNAAHLAQAVEGALLDMRTLLEQTPKAKL
- the crata gene encoding carnitine O-acetyltransferase isoform X2 is translated as MAKPCGLMKPCHLVKPVSAARVSGRYLTHQKGLPSLPVPPLQQTCERYVRSLEPILEVDELRQTRELVDEFQKTGGVGERLQRSLEKRAQNTENWLSEWWVLVAYLDYRLPVVVHSSPGLVLPRMNFSDKQGQIRFAAKLTAGVLDFKTMIDNETLPVEYLGGKPLCMNQYYEVLSSCRIPGLKRDSVVNHAKTSKHITVVHNFQFFALEVYNSDGTPLTADQLCIQLERICSASLQTNVEPVGILTTQHRDSWGKAYVNLSKDKTNRESVSAIQRSIFTLCLDGAMPQVSDEMLRSCAAVQMLHGGGSQWNSGNRWFDKTLQFIIGEDGVCGANYEHAPAEGPPIVALIDHAVEYTRKPEMAQTPMVPLPMPQKLHFNITPEIKKDIEEAEHAMNILAQDLDMMVTVFGHFGKNVPKAHKMSPDAFIQMALQLAYYRMYQRCCATYESASLRMFRLGRTDTIRSASSASAAFVRAFDDPSKQNTEKVDLMEKAVNAHRSYTNMAITGQAIDRHLLGLKMVAVEEKLSIPDIYTDTAYAKALHYKLSTSQVPSKTDCVMCFGPVASDGYGVCYNPMNDHINFAVSSFNTCKETNAAHLAQAVEGALLDMRTLLEQTPKAKL